A portion of the Cervus elaphus chromosome X, mCerEla1.1, whole genome shotgun sequence genome contains these proteins:
- the DDX53 gene encoding LOW QUALITY PROTEIN: DEAD box protein 53 (The sequence of the model RefSeq protein was modified relative to this genomic sequence to represent the inferred CDS: substituted 1 base at 1 genomic stop codon) yields MASAPEKKRMEPTLRDLRDPQVSRDGRGGRGRGWSHTSGRAESRAPSYREPPLCFLIKSSMIGAVIGRGGSKIKDIQDSTSTKIQIVKGGPEAEVKIFGRKDMKAKAKVAIETLVKKQERSYSSECSVDSAASQPFAGRGWSRNVTARAAQPRIDWDQVKAGVMEWKKRKWADLPPIKKNLYIESKATHALSQAQVDIWRKENFNIRCDDLTEGDKRPIPKPTCTFEDAFQQYPEIMESIRRAGFQKPTPIQSQAWPIILQGIDLIGIAQTGTGKTLSYLMPGFIHLHSQPVSRKQRNGPGMLVLTPTRELALQVEAECSKYLYKGLKSVCIYGGGNRKGQIQDVTKGVDIIIATPGRLNDLQMNNFVNLRSITYLVLDEADKMLDLGFEHQIMKILLDVRPDRQTVMTTASWPDSTRRLAQSYLKQPMIVYVGTLDLVTVNTVKQNIIVTTEEEKRSLIQEFLQSLSPKDKVIVFVGRKLVADDLSSDLSIQGIPVQSLHGDREQCDRDQALEDFRSGRVKILIATDLASRGLDVSDVTHVYNYNFPRNIEEYVHRVGRTGRAGKTGESITLVTQDDWKIADELIKILQRANQTVPPNLRSMADRFKKRKQNXEIGKRSKKPQEKCTKFY; encoded by the exons ATGGCGTCGGCGCCAGAGAAGAAGCGGATGGAACCTACTTTGAGAGATCTGAGAGATCCCCAGGTCAGTCGGGATGGCAGGGGTGGCAGAGGAAGGGGCTGGAGCCACACCTCTGGCCGCGCAGAGTCTAGGGCGCCCAGTTACCGAGAACCACCGCTCTGCTTCCTCATTAAGAGCAGCATGATTGGTGCGGTGATTGGGCGTGGGGgatcaaaaataaaagatatccaGGATTCTACCAGTACAAAAATACAGATCGTAAAAGGTGGTCCTGAAGCTGAGGTAAAAATTTTTGGCAGGAAAGACATGAAGGCCAAGGCCAAAGTGGCTATAGAAACTCTtgttaagaaacaagaaagaagctACAGTTCAGAATGCAGTGTTGATAGTGCTGCCTCTCAACCTTTTGCCGGGAGAGGCTGGAGCAGAA ATGTCACTGCTAGAGCAGCTCAGCCACGGATAGATTGGGATCAAGTAAAAGCTGGAGTGatggaatggaagaaaagaaaatgggcaGATTTACCACCAATTAAGAAAAACTTATACATAGAATCCAAAGCAACACACGCATTGTCTCAAGCCCAAGTGGACATTTGGAGAAAGGAAAATTTCAACATAAGGTGTGATGACTTGACAGAGGGTGACAAACGTCCCATACCCAAGCCCACATGTACATTCGAAGATGCTTTCCAACAATATCCTGAGATTATGGAAAGCATTAGGAGAGCTGGTTTTCAAAAGCCAACACCAATTCAGTCTCAGGCATGGCCAATTATTCTACAAGGAATAGATCTTATAGGGATTGCGCAAACTGGAACAGGCAAAACACTATCCTATTTAATGCCTGGCTTTATCCATCTTCATTCTCAACCAGTGTCTAGAAAACAACGGAATGGACCTGGTATGCTAGTCCTTACACCCACCAGAGAATTAGCTTTGCAAGTAGAAGCTGAATGCTCTAAGTACTTATATAAAGGTCTTAAAAGTGTTTGTATATATGGTGGTGGaaacagaaaaggacaaatacaaGATGTTACCAAAGGTGTAGACATCATTATTGCAACTCCTGGAAGACTAAATGATCTACAAATGAATAATTTTGTCAACCTAAGAAGCATAACCTACTTGGTCTTGGATGAGGCAGATAAAATGCTGGATCTGGGGTTTGAACACCAAATAATGAAGATCTTATTAGATGTGCGCCCAGATAGACAGACTGTTATGACAACCGCATCTTGGCCAGATTCCACCCGTAGACTGGCCCAGTCTTATTTGAAACAGCCTATGATTGTTTATGTTGGTACTCTGGATCTAGTTACTGTGAATACTGTGAAGCAAAACATAATTGTCACCACTGAAGAAGAAAAACGATCTCTGATCCAAGAATTCCTACAGAGCCTATCACCCAAAGACAAAGTCATCGTGTTTGTTGGCAGAAAACTTGTGGCTGATGACTTATCAAGTGATTTAAGTATTCAAGGAATACCTGTCCAGTCCCTGCACGGTGACAGGGAACAGTGTGATCGAGACCAAGCATTAGAGGACTTCAGAAGTGGAAGAGTGAAAATACTGATCGCTACCGATTTAGCATCCAGAGGTCTTGATGTCAGTGATGTCACACATGTATATAATTACAATTTTCCACGCAATATTGAAGAATACGTACACAGAGTTGGACGTACTGGAAGAGCAGGGAAAACAGGTGAATCAATCACCCTTGTGACCCAAGATGATTGGAAAATTGCCGATGAGTTGATTAAAATTCTCCAAAGAGCCAACCAGACTGTGCCACCCAACCTCCGATCAATGGCTGATCGGTTTAAGAAGCGTAAGCAAAATTAGGAGATAGGAAAAAGATCAAAGAAACCTCAAGAAAAATGCACCAAGTTTTATTAA